The Klebsiella africana sequence GGGTTTTTCTGTAACGCGATACGGCGCTGCTGACTGCGACGCAGTGCCAGACCAATTTTGCGCGCGGTACGGGTGCGTCCCGCCGGGCTGACGCCGTCGAGGATGTCCTGAAAGACCTGATCCAGCTCGCTGAATATGCGATCGCTCACGCTCCGCCCTCCTGAAGCATGCCTTCAAATACCAGCCCCCAGCCTGCGGCGTGAGGGGCCAGCACGCGCGGTCGAGGCTCCGGCAAATGCTCGGCGCACGGCACGCCTTTTTCATCCAGTTGCACCAGTACCCGCTGATGTACCGGCAGCTCAAACATCAGATCGGCGGTGTCATCGTTGTTAATCAGTGTGGTGAATTTAATCTGCTGGTTTTTATCGGGGTTCAGCAGTAGATCGGGCTGATTAAACCAGAGCCAGGCCATCAGCGGCAGAGTGAAGTCGTCAATGCTCCCTGCGTAGTTCATGACGAACAGCACCAGAGAATAGCGATACATGAACGACGGCGTTTCACCGGTAGTTTCAATGCCACCCTCTTCAACAAACACCGTCCAGGCTTCCGGGTTCGCCCGGCACCAGGTATTTGCTTTCTCTATGGCGGCGCGGAGTGTGTTTATCTTCAGCATTTATGGCTCCTTTCGGGTGTTCTGGCGCAGACTGTCCCACTGGCGGATTGCCGCTTTGTCAGCATTGCATGCATCAAGCGCATCCATCAGCCTGTCGCTGAATATCGCCACCGCGCCCCAGGTCACTGGCTTATCCAGCGCCGGGCGTGGTGTCTCTTCGGTCAGGCTCTCCGGGACGGGTTCACGGACCAGTTGAATGATCGGCGCGGGCGGTGCGTTTTTGCAGGCTGCGGCTGACAGCGTCAGGCACAGGAGTAACAGCGCACGTGTCACCATTGAACGCGGTCTGCATTGCTTCACGTCGGCGCTCCCCTTCTGCATTACGCTGTTGCTCACGGACTTTTACCTCTGCCAGTAACTTATGGGTCTGTATGGCGGTCGCCTTCACTTCCTGAATAACCTGGTCGTAACCGGTCGCCGTTTCGGTCAGCAGCTTGTTGCGGGTCCGGGCCTCGCTAAGCTGGTCGGTCTGCCACAAGACAGCGGCCAACAGGACAAGCATTACAATCACACTGCCCGCCCTCATGACGGCGTACTCAGGCCCAGCAGGCACCAGGCTTTAAAGTCATTGCGCCGGTTAACCAGCCCGGCGGAGCGCTTACCGCCCACATTGACGAAATCAGTCAGCCTGTTGCACATCTGCGGCCATTGTCTGGCCTGGGCATGCTTCCAGATCGTGGTCCTCTGCTTGCGTCCGTTTTTGTCGGTGAACCACATCAGCCCGGTGCAGCCCAGATTCAGGGCAGCATCCGTCATAGCCTCAAAGGTGAGTTGCGGCATGTAGGCGCCGTGAAAATTGTTATTAATACAGTTTTCTGCCCGTTGCAGATCATTGATCCAGCGTCGCGCTATTTCCTGGTTGCTGTATTCGCGGTTTTCTACGCCGCCCGTGGAGCCGATACCAATGGTCAGAGCACCCGCCGTGCAGTAATAAGGCGTGCTGCGGCAGTCTTCCCAACCTGCAATTTTCTGCTGCCCTTCTTTCGACGTTCTGACGCTCCCGGGCGCCAGCGAAATGCCCAGAGCCACAATCACCGCAATCGAACATTTTTTGATGATGTTCTTCATGCAGGTTTGTCTCCGTGCAGTTGCTCCAGCAGCTGCCGCTCGCGGTCCGACAGGTTGCGAGTTTCCGCCTGGCGGAGAATCTGCTCGATCAAATCGTTACGGCGCTGGCTGGCCTGCTCAATGCGGCGGCGGTGAATCGCCAGCCGGACGGCGGAAACAATCCCCAGAAGAAGTCCAGCCAGCGCCAGCTTTTCGCTGACGGTCATCACGCCCACGCCGGTCACCAGGGCGGATGTTGCAAACGCAAAATATTCGTTAATACGATCCAGAGTCATTCCCATAACTGGACGGTTACCCGTTCCACCTCGCTGGTTATCACGGGCATTTCGATCTCCTGCCCGGCATTCAAAAATATCTGGTTGCTCAGTCCCGGATTGGCTTCGAGCACCTTCTCCGTGACACCTGCGGTTTTGCCGTAATGACGCCAGCAGAGCTGATCAACCGTGTCGTTTTGCAACGCCCTGACTTTCATCAGAACAGCTCCGCATAGATACGGGCTTCTTCCCGAATGTCAGCGATACTCCAGCGTCCGTCCCGCCAGAGATCATCTATTTGCCTGTCCAGGGCTTCGGCGTCTTTGTCACCTTTTGGCGTGGTGCCAACATCCCTGTAACCCTCCAGAACACTGGCGCGCGTGAAGGAGTAGACCGCACGTCGGAAGCGATAAACTTTTGCGCTTTCGCCGTTAATCTGCTCGACAGGTTCACCGGCGGAAGTCAGCAGTACAGAAGCCAGTGACTCCGCGCCTTCCGCTTCCCTTTGCTTGCGCCAGTCCTTCAATTGATCCGCGACATGCAGCGCGGCCTCCGTTGCCATATGCATTAATCGGGATGTTGTAATGTCACCGGCGATGCGGGCAGCCAGGCGCAGATCGTGGAGTTTTACCGTCGGCCAGAAAGTGCCGATGGCAATCTGTGCGCCGCCGTCGTCCACGTCTGTCACATCACTTTCAGCAGGTCTGACGGGGCGCTGTGCGATAAAACTCATCGTCGTTTCTCCGGTAGGTCAGGCGGTGGGCGTCCGGTAAAAAGACCGCATTACGGGCAGATCGCCGGGCGCGCCGCCTGTGGCGCGGGGCCAGTTCATTACGCTTTGGCGTTTACTTTGTGGCGGTTTTCGTTGTCTTTTTTGCCGCCGTTTTGCGGGTGGCTTTTTGAGTGCCGGCCGCCGTTTTCGTCTGCTTGCGCGTTCGTGTTGCTTTTTCTGTTGCGGGTGTTTCGGTTGCTGCTGTGTCGCTGGATGAAATCTCATCTTTCGCATCACCACTTGCCGCGCTGGTCTGCGGCGCCTTTTTCAAAGCGCTGACCAGAGAAGCGATCTCCCGTTTCACACCGGCACCAGGGTTCAGGCTCATGGCTTCCCGGAAGAGTTTCAGCGCTTCGCCTTTGGTTTCCGCGTCTTCCGTGTCGCGACGGCAAAACGCCCTCACCTTGCACAGCTTCGCGCGGACCTCATCCGGCATATCACTGTCAGCCACAATTTCGGCCAGCTCGTCCAGCATGGGGATATAGCCTGACAAATCGGCTCCGGCGTCCGTGGTGGCGAGGTTCAGAATGGGATTGCAGATTTCCTCGGCCAGTACCGTGGGTGCCGGGCGGCGATAGTTGTCATCCGGCATGCTCAGGCCATGCTTAACGACATAGCGCCCGATACGCAGCGCCAGCGCATAGTCGGAGCAGTCCACCGCCCACACCATCAGCGTGGGGATGACCGGATCCGCGCGCCCGCTGTCGCCCTCGATCGTGCCGTCAATCCATCCCTGAAACTCAGGAAGGATGCTGGCCTTTACAGCGGCCTTCGCCTGGCGGGACTGGATTTGGCTTAGCGAAGATTTATGCATATGCAGGCGAAAGAGGATCTGCTCATGCGCGGTGCGCGTCTCCGCGTCACGCTCATCACTGATGCCCCGCCTCTCTGCCATGACCTTCTGAAAGTGTCTTTGTGCCGGTGTCAGCATGGGTTCATTCTCCTGGGCGGGCTTGCTGCCCGCCATGTGATGGGGATTATCAGGCGAAT is a genomic window containing:
- a CDS encoding phage tail protein yields the protein MLKINTLRAAIEKANTWCRANPEAWTVFVEEGGIETTGETPSFMYRYSLVLFVMNYAGSIDDFTLPLMAWLWFNQPDLLLNPDKNQQIKFTTLINNDDTADLMFELPVHQRVLVQLDEKGVPCAEHLPEPRPRVLAPHAAGWGLVFEGMLQEGGA
- the lysC gene encoding Rz1-like lysis system protein LysC, with the translated sequence MSNSVMQKGSADVKQCRPRSMVTRALLLLCLTLSAAACKNAPPAPIIQLVREPVPESLTEETPRPALDKPVTWGAVAIFSDRLMDALDACNADKAAIRQWDSLRQNTRKEP
- a CDS encoding lysozyme — its product is MKNIIKKCSIAVIVALGISLAPGSVRTSKEGQQKIAGWEDCRSTPYYCTAGALTIGIGSTGGVENREYSNQEIARRWINDLQRAENCINNNFHGAYMPQLTFEAMTDAALNLGCTGLMWFTDKNGRKQRTTIWKHAQARQWPQMCNRLTDFVNVGGKRSAGLVNRRNDFKAWCLLGLSTPS
- a CDS encoding tail protein X, which produces MKVRALQNDTVDQLCWRHYGKTAGVTEKVLEANPGLSNQIFLNAGQEIEMPVITSEVERVTVQLWE
- a CDS encoding head completion/stabilization protein, whose protein sequence is MSFIAQRPVRPAESDVTDVDDGGAQIAIGTFWPTVKLHDLRLAARIAGDITTSRLMHMATEAALHVADQLKDWRKQREAEGAESLASVLLTSAGEPVEQINGESAKVYRFRRAVYSFTRASVLEGYRDVGTTPKGDKDAEALDRQIDDLWRDGRWSIADIREEARIYAELF
- the gpM gene encoding phage terminase small subunit, which gives rise to MLTPAQRHFQKVMAERRGISDERDAETRTAHEQILFRLHMHKSSLSQIQSRQAKAAVKASILPEFQGWIDGTIEGDSGRADPVIPTLMVWAVDCSDYALALRIGRYVVKHGLSMPDDNYRRPAPTVLAEEICNPILNLATTDAGADLSGYIPMLDELAEIVADSDMPDEVRAKLCKVRAFCRRDTEDAETKGEALKLFREAMSLNPGAGVKREIASLVSALKKAPQTSAASGDAKDEISSSDTAATETPATEKATRTRKQTKTAAGTQKATRKTAAKKTTKTATK